The nucleotide window AACACGGCCGCCGCCGGGATGAGATAGCGGTTGTCCGAGCCCAGGAACATCCTGACGATGTGCGGCGAAACCAGTCCGATGAATCCGATGATCCCCGTGAAACAGACGACCGATGCGGCCATCAGAGAGATCAGCAGCAGGAGGATGATCCTCAGCTTGTGGGCGTCCAATCCCAATGCCGTGGCGTTCTTGTCTCCGGTGATCAGGATGTTGAGTTTCTTGGACATCAGCATGAGCGTTATCGATCCGACCACGGTGAAGCACATCATTATCCCGCAGTCGTTCCACGTGACTCCGCTCAGATCTCCCACGGACCAGTTGAACACGGATGCCAGACTTGCGTCGGACAATCCGAGCTTGATCAGCGTGGTGCATGCGTTGAACAGATACATGACGGCGATACCCGCAAGAATCATGGTCGCCGCGGATGTGCTCCTCAGCGACGATACCAGGATGATCACCGCGGCAGGAATGAGCGAAAACACGAACGCGAACAGGACCAGGCTGACGCTCCCGCCGAATCCGGCGAAAGAGAGCCCGAGCCCCAGAGCCAATGTGGCTCCGAACGATGCACCCGATGATATTCCCGTGGTGTACGGATCCGCCAGGGGATTCTTCATCATGCTCTGCATGGCGGCCCCGGCGACGCCCAGCGACATTCCGGCGATCATGCCGGCCATTATCCTAGGCAGACGGATCGTGAATATCGCCCAATCCGCATCGGGATCCAGCGCATCGGGGTTGAAGAAATGGTTGAATATCGTTTCGTAGACCTCTATGAAAGAGATCTTCGAGGAGCCTATGGTGGTGGCATAGCCAATCACCAAAATCATTCCGATGATGCAGCCTAAAATGAAAAGCAATTTCCTGCGGGTATAGCGATGATACTCCGCCATCATCTGGTCGCTTTCCGTATGGTCCGTATTATCAACCTCTTTTCAGAAACGGAATGGGACTGAACGATCCGAAACGGACCGACAGGGGTCCGGCCCCCTGCCGATCCCCGGAAAATCAATTCATCAGTTCCTCATATTTCTCGTCGGCGAATTTGAGGTCGAAATATGTGTACTGGAACCATTCGCTGGCATTCACTCCGGGATGATACTCCTTCATGTAATCGTTGAACAGCTTTTCGATGTCGAAGTTGAAGACTCCGGGGTAGATGTGGTTGGCTATGTACGCGGTCAGGATGAACGAGGCCGCTCCCAGACGGACTCCCTGGGTATTGATGAGCACCTTGCCTTTCTCGTAAGCCTGGGTGTGGTCGATCGCCTGGATGCTCTTCATGTCATCCTCGTAGAGCTTGGTCAGATCCCACTTGAACGTGTCGATGACCGAGCCGTCTGTCTGCTCGAGCACTCCGTGCCAGGGCTGGAGGAGGATCCAATCGGGGTTCATCTCTTTGATCGCTTCCGCGTCGACGTTTCCCTTGGGATATCCGCGGTCGATGGCGGTGGACGCTCCGGCGAGGACGACAGGCTCGATGTATCCGTTCTTGTAGTCGACTACCGCGGAAGCGTTGTGGCTCGCGAATACGAACGGACGTTCCGACATGGGTATGTCCTTGACGTGCTTGGCGATCGTCTTGTAGACCGCGTCTGCCATGTCGACATACTTCTTGGCGTTCGCCTCGTTGTCGGTCAGGTATCCGAGCATGAGGATGCCGGGGATGGCCCATCCGTCCTCGTATGAGGGCAGCCTGATGATGTCGACTCCGCGTGGTCCGAGAACCTCTTCGCCGGTCTTGACGTAGTATCTCTTCGTCCCGGTGATTATGCAGCTGGGCATGTCTCCCGTCATGGATTCGTAGTCGGGGTGGCCCTGTTCCCGAAGCATTTCGCATCGCTGAACTGCGGATACCACTGCCTCAGCTCTCCCTTGCCGGGGACGTCTCCGACAGAGTCGCAGACCCATTTGACTTCGTTGGAGGTCAGACCGGCCGCGGCCGCCATCTCGTAGATTGTCTTATATGCCAGGCCGATGGTTGTCAGAGGATAGTTGCAGGTCGAAAGGACGTTGTCGACGTTGATGTAGTTGATTTTGATCCCATGCTCGCGCTTGACCATCTTCTTGACCAGCTCCAGATCCTTCGAGTCTACGGCGCCGTCCGCGTTGGCATCGGCCAATGAGCGGTTTATGGTCTTGCCGTCGTAACTGTCCAGAACAGAGACGACCACGGAGCCTGTGACTTTCCCGTCGATGATGTCCTGGATGTATTTCACATCGTCATCGTTGATGTAGTCGTCGTTGTTAGCGTTGCCTAATATCGGCAGCCTTCCCTCATATTCGTAGGTGGGCTCTTTCTCGCCGCCCCCGTTTGTGAGAAGGACAGCCGCTATTATGGCGGCCGCCGCAACGGCAACCACGGCTATTATTGCGATTATTTTTTTGTCCATGGATACCACTGTACGTATAATCCAGCAATAGACCCATCACTAACTATTTAACTAAAATAGAAAAAACATAGAGTAAATGAAATTATGGGACCATAAATACATGATGGATAAATGGTCCCATAATTTCATTTATGCCGTTGTCGGAACATCACCATAATATTTAGGTAAGGCAAAACACGGAAGGATAATACGAAAATCCCCAAGCCTTTGTAGCCTATGCAATTTGATTCCGATTCGTCGGAATCGGTCGAAACAGCTACGTTCATAGATGGCGATACCAAAATAACGTCATCCTCGTACAGGGACGATGCGGGATTGATGGTCGTATTCCACGATTGCCTTTCAGCCTGCTACAGGGGCATGAACTAGGGGCAGAAGTTCAATGGATTGCTGCTGAACGTATACATCTTGGGAAGCTCGCGCAGAACAAGCGATTCCTACGATGGAGAAAGGATGGCGGGATGCGGGAACATCGCCCGTCCGTGGACAAGCTGCTGCGACATCTCCTCCGAAACGAAGCGCATACTGTCTGTGGCCGTAGTCGTGCTGATAGACGATTTCAAGCTCAGCCGCTATGGGGAGCATACGGACATGATCCTCCAAACCCTGATGGGCAGGTACTCCGAAGGCAACATCCAGTTCGCGATGAGCGATGTGTCGATGGCTTACTGCTATGCGCTGTATAAGCTGCAGCAGGAAGACGATATGGGCCGCAAAAGTGACCTTGTCAGGGAGCTGGTCACAGGGCTGCTGCTCGAAATCTATTCCAATCATCTGACTTCATTGCCAGCGCATCAAATAAATGGTATGGCAGATCGGACCGCTGAAACACAATATCGGGACTATTTTCCCACACAGGAATGGATTTATCGTTTTTTATCAGCGAAATGCAGGTCGGTGCCGCAATGGCGGCGGCGAAGTGTCTGCACATCCGCATCCGCCGGACATTCTTAAGCCGAGAATTGGCCATGCACCCTCCGCGGAGTCCGATGGGAAGCCCGTTATCCGGTATTCTCGCAGAGGATATGCCGAGAATTTTTGGCAGAAGGACAAAAACGGTCGATTTCACGCGGCGGCATCGGCCGTCGCACCTCCAGAAGCCAATCCACTACATTCTTGATCTTGATCCCCAGCTCATCCCCCAAGCCGAACCTGTCCAAAGTCAGTATGGTCTTAGGGTAATTGTCCCTCTGCCTGAGAAGCGACTTCCTCTCCCGCTCGCGCGTGCCTTCGGACATCAGCGTCTGGCACACCTGGTAATATTCGACGGAATCGTGCCTTACAGCCACGAAATCCACCTCCGAATCCTGGTAGCTGCCGCATCTGACATCATACCCCCGCCTGAGAAGCTCCGCATAGACGACATTCTCCAGCGGCCTGCTGATATCCGTGCCTGCCGCCATTCCGAGCACGGCGTTTCTGAGCCCGATGTCCATAGCGTAATATTTGCCGTTGGTTTTTAGAAGCTTCTTCCCGACCATATCATAACGCTGGCAATGGGAGAACAGAAACGCGTCTGTCATCGCGGCCACGTACGTCTCCGCGGTGTTGGGCCCGAGCCCCACGGCCTTGGATATGGAAGAGACGCTGGTAATGTTCCCGATGTTGGAGAATAGGAAGCGGGCTATGGCATCAACCTTCTGGGCGCTGACCGCCCCGGCATGCCCTATCACATCTTTTATCACTATAGTGCTAAATACCCCTTGAAGATAGTCCTTCGCGTACCTGATGCCCCTGGACGGGCATACCGCCGGCAATCCGCCGAACCTCAGATAATCCGAGAATGCCTCCTCGGCGGAGACGTAACCGTGCATGGCCATGAACTCGCGCAGAGACAGCGGATGCACTTCCACCTCCACATGCCGGCCGGCGATATGGGTGGCCAGATCGGACGAAAGCATATCGGAATTGGATCCGGTCAGATATACGTCGACGTTCTTCATATGGTTCAGCGCGGAGACTGACATCTCCCAGCCTTCGACATTCTGGATCTCATCGAGGAGGACGTATGCGATGCGATCCTTCGGGACCCTCTCTTGGATGAACGCGTTCAGCTTCGATGCGTCGGTTATCCCCTGGCCTTCTATGCTCTCAAAATCAATATGCACTATGTCTCCCTCGGGGACGCCGGAACTGATGAGATCTTCAATGTAAAGCTCCATCAAAACCGACTTGCCGACGCGGCGCATGCCCGTTATGACTTTCACGATCCCCGTATCCCCGCGGCCGGCGCGGAGGCGCTCGAGATATCTTTCCCTGACAAGATATCTATCCATGGAGAATAATCAGTAATCATCTATAAAAATAATATTTATAGAATTTTTTAATATTATTCCAGAAAATCTATTATTGACTCATATATTCTTAAGGGAATTCCGGAATGGGTTGCCGATATCTGACCGAACGATATTTCACTTTTAACCGGACTTATACAAAACTATTCCAGAAATTGCTCCACCCAAAAAATGAAGGGATCCCATCCCAGACAAGATAGCTGACCCCATGGTTTCGCAGGAGGCGTCGAGGTCCGGATTCGAAAACAATCATCTCGAACTCCACCCTGAGAAACTCATGGTCCGCAACGTTGTAGCACCCTTGTGTTTAGAAGACAACCCCTCTCCTCTGATGCCGCTTTGACAGCGTCCCTGAACGAATAGAGCCGCTTCTTCTCGTTTATTCGCTTTTTTGCAGACTTTCTAGGGGAGACCGCCCAAATTCTCCTCGAAAGAATACATCAAGTATTGGTCAATGAGAGCCGCGTTCTGCTTCAAACGAGAAATGATTCAGCCGGTAGCCCCGAATTCCCTGGGATGATCGAAGAATTGTCGCGGAGAAATCTTCGCTGATGATGAAAAGTTTAGTTATTCGAATCAGAAAATCGTTTTAATACCTCCGTCTAAAATGGCGTCATTGTTAACAAAAATGTTCAACAAGATCAGTATTGTAATTGAAATTACTGACAAAATCGCGTCATTTGAAATGATGAAAAGGTGAGAGGCCGAAGCCCCTCGTTTAAAATCAGGCAACAAGCTTGAGGACCTTTTCGGATCCCGCGAAGATGTGTCCTTTGAGTTTGGAAACACTCTGGCTGATAGTCTTTCCGGAAGCGTCAACAAATGTGATGCCTCCGAAAGCACCCGTACCGATGGATTTGAGGCCGTCGCCGAAATCGACCATCTTCAACGCGCTGCATCCGAAGAATGCGTAAGCGCCGATGTACTTGACTTCTCCCACAAGGTCGATGTACTGAAGGCTGTCACAATTTGCGAAAGCCTTGAATCCGATGGACTCCACGTTGCTGACATCGATGCTCTTCAGGGTCTTGCAGCCCTTGAACGCATTATCAGCTATGGATTTGACTGCAAATGTCGCTCCATCGTATTCGACGGTAGCAGGAACGGCAACAGCGATTATTTCGCCCTCATATCCGCTTACGGCAGCCATCTTCTTCTTAGCATCGGTCACAGTATAAACAAGAGAATCCACAGAGAATTCGGTCCCATTGACGATTCCCTTGTTGTCGAGCTTCAGTTTGCCGTCGGCTCCGACGAATTTCTTTCCGGCCAGATCTCCAACTGCCGCGCTCTTTCCATCGAAAGACACGCCTGAGAAAGCGCTCTTGCCGATGGATTTGAGACCGTCAGAGAAAGACACGGAAGTCAGTCCGGTGCATCTGAAGAAAGAGTACGCTCCGATGTATTTCACAGAGGAAAGGTCGGCAGACTCAATGGAGACGCAGTTCGCAAATGCTTTGAGACCAACGTTGGTCACAGGTCCAAGGTCTATGGACTGGAGATCGGTGCAGGTGTAGAATGCCTTGTCGGCAATCCTGGTGACCTTGAATCCGTTGTCGCCTATGGGGTTGTCCACCGTGGCGGGGATCTTCACGTCGGTAATACCATCTTCATAGCCAATGACGGAGAGTGTCTTGCTGCTGAGCGAGGTCACCTTATAAACGAGACCGCCCTGGGAGAACTCATAGCCAACATCAGGAGTGACTCTGAACCAGCCTTCGAGGGTTCCGGTATATCCTCTGTTCTCGTTTCCTTTGAGTACAATATGGTTCAGCTCGCTGGAAGTGGTGTTGATCTCTCCAGGTTCGTCATCGACAAGTATGGTTCTGCCCCATCCGTCATTGACGCTCAGAGTATAATCTTCGGGTTCAAGTACATACCCGAGGGCATAGATGAACACCTTGTTGTCAAACGTCTCTTTGGTTATAGGGCCGTTCAACTTGATAGTATTGACAAGAAGCATTCCGTCAAGTGTGACAATGTTAACTTCAAATGTGCGAACAATATCTACAGGTTTGAACCCACTGTACTCAACGCATTTGAACCGCCCATTATCTTTAACAACAACTATTTTGAAATTCTCGTAGGACCCAGTTACGTAGTTCTCATCTTCATAGTAGACAACAAACGTATTATTCACGAGTTCCACAGTAAAAGTTGCATTTTCATTCTTGGTAATGCCATTTTCTACAAGAACTTCGCCATTCTTTTTTATGGTTATTTTCGATGCAACTTTATAGTCTACAGGGGCGGATTTGAAGGAATACTTGTAAGAGGGACCAGGCTTAACATCATTATCTGAAATGGTGGCCTTATAAATGTGCCATTCTAGATCGAAACAATCATAGAAATTTATACCCCACTCTCCATAAGTTTTCTCTTCACTTTCCTCTCCTAAATCAATG belongs to Candidatus Methanomethylophilaceae archaeon and includes:
- a CDS encoding iron ABC transporter permease, with the protein product MMAEYHRYTRRKLLFILGCIIGMILVIGYATTIGSSKISFIEVYETIFNHFFNPDALDPDADWAIFTIRLPRIMAGMIAGMSLGVAGAAMQSMMKNPLADPYTTGISSGASFGATLALGLGLSFAGFGGSVSLVLFAFVFSLIPAAVIILVSSLRSTSAATMILAGIAVMYLFNACTTLIKLGLSDASLASVFNWSVGDLSGVTWNDCGIMMCFTVVGSITLMLMSKKLNILITGDKNATALGLDAHKLRIILLLLISLMAASVVCFTGIIGFIGLVSPHIVRMFLGSDNRYLIPAAAVFGGVLLMVSDLIARVILAPTFLPVGVITSFIGGPIFLYLLIKQRKSAW
- a CDS encoding ABC transporter substrate-binding protein; protein product: MLREQGHPDYESMTGDMPSCIITGTKRYYVKTGEEVLGPRGVDIIRLPSYEDGWAIPGILMLGYLTDNEANAKKYVDMADAVYKTIAKHVKDIPMSERPFVFASHNASAVVDYKNGYIEPVVLAGASTAIDRGYPKGNVDAEAIKEMNPDWILLQPWHGVLEQTDGSVIDTFKWDLTKLYEDDMKSIQAIDHTQAYEKGKVLINTQGVRLGAASFILTAYIANHIYPGVFNFDIEKLFNDYMKEYHPGVNASEWFQYTYFDLKFADEKYEELMN
- a CDS encoding ATP-binding protein, which gives rise to MDRYLVRERYLERLRAGRGDTGIVKVITGMRRVGKSVLMELYIEDLISSGVPEGDIVHIDFESIEGQGITDASKLNAFIQERVPKDRIAYVLLDEIQNVEGWEMSVSALNHMKNVDVYLTGSNSDMLSSDLATHIAGRHVEVEVHPLSLREFMAMHGYVSAEEAFSDYLRFGGLPAVCPSRGIRYAKDYLQGVFSTIVIKDVIGHAGAVSAQKVDAIARFLFSNIGNITSVSSISKAVGLGPNTAETYVAAMTDAFLFSHCQRYDMVGKKLLKTNGKYYAMDIGLRNAVLGMAAGTDISRPLENVVYAELLRRGYDVRCGSYQDSEVDFVAVRHDSVEYYQVCQTLMSEGTRERERKSLLRQRDNYPKTILTLDRFGLGDELGIKIKNVVDWLLEVRRPMPPREIDRFCPSAKNSRHILCENTG
- a CDS encoding leucine-rich repeat domain-containing protein, with amino-acid sequence MKTEIKVLIALLSVCCLFNGVIALDDTDGSEDLPDYPPKNISDVIHGDYMFYYKALIGYDGAKFFNAIIDLGGISDSTKEISLEIKDIDYISVAGETAINEQGERCTCKVLSVNPTDPGAPVVITLTGLQYNEKTHLLETNAKVTVAVNVEITDNGSSFVVYIPTIDLPVTIRIGTIITAGKLVYNGIEQSIVEMDSSGNRKYLHIDNDALEEVSKLPGFELVFYEKDSATNAGKYSLKWAIKLGENIEIPGTPIEWTITKKSLQDVLKEDRKISIEPIHYQQLVYTGKSHGPAIEYLSFIDGDNNRKDVEWAQIQDRVNISGDTEKTETNVDGAPYIMAIDLGEESEEKTYGEWGINFYDCFDLEWHIYKATISDNDVKPGPSYKYSFKSAPVDYKVASKITIKKNGEVLVENGITKNENATFTVELVNNTFVVYYEDENYVTGSYENFKIVVVKDNGRFKCVEYSGFKPVDIVRTFEVNIVTLDGMLLVNTIKLNGPITKETFDNKVFIYALGYVLEPEDYTLSVNDGWGRTILVDDEPGEINTTSSELNHIVLKGNENRGYTGTLEGWFRVTPDVGYEFSQGGLVYKVTSLSSKTLSVIGYEDGITDVKIPATVDNPIGDNGFKVTRIADKAFYTCTDLQSIDLGPVTNVGLKAFANCVSIESADLSSVKYIGAYSFFRCTGLTSVSFSDGLKSIGKSAFSGVSFDGKSAAVGDLAGKKFVGADGKLKLDNKGIVNGTEFSVDSLVYTVTDAKKKMAAVSGYEGEIIAVAVPATVEYDGATFAVKSIADNAFKGCKTLKSIDVSNVESIGFKAFANCDSLQYIDLVGEVKYIGAYAFFGCSALKMVDFGDGLKSIGTGAFGGITFVDASGKTISQSVSKLKGHIFAGSEKVLKLVA